The sequence below is a genomic window from Variovorax paradoxus B4.
AGCGCGAACACGAACTTTTTCATGGGATGTCTCTCTACGCTTTCTTGCTTGGTGGGGGAATCTCAGATGTCGAGCACCAGCCGCTCGCCCTTGCAGCGAGAGACGCAGATCATCATGGTCTTGTTGGACGCACGTTCGATCTTGGTGAGGATGCCGTCGTGGTGGTCGACCTCGCCTTCGAGCACCGCTGTTTCGCAGGCGCCGCAGACGCCCTCCTTGCAGCTGTGGTCGGGGTTCAGGCCGGCATCGATCAGGCTGTCGAGAATCGACTTGCCGGGCGGCACCTCGACGCTCCTGCCGCTTTTTGCGCACTCGACCACGCAGCCCTGCGTGGCGCTCGGCGCCTCCACGTGCACCGCGGCAAAGCGCTCGATGTGCGCATTGGCATAACCCAGCTTCTCGCAGCTCTTCTCGAAGGCATCGAGCATCGGCGTGGGGCCGCAGCAGTAGTAGTGGCTGGTGGCGCCCTTGCCGGCCAACAGCGTGGCCAGATCGGGCGGCGCGCCCTTTTCGTCGTCGAAGTGCCAGGTGAGCGGCACGGCGTGCTCGCGCGCCAGGGCTTCGATCGCATCGCAGAAGGCGGCCTCCCTGCGGGTGCGCGCGCAGTACAGCAGCTCCACCGGCTTGGCCGTGGCCACGAGCCGCTGCAGCATGCACCAGATGGGCGTCACGCCGATGCCGCCTGCCACCAGCACCGAGCGGTCGGCGCCCTCTTCGAGCTTGAAGTTGTTGCGCGGCGCCGAGATCAGCAGCGTCATGCCCACGCGCAACTGTTGATGCACGTAGCGCGAGCCACCGCGGCTCTTGCGGTCGTTGAGCACGCCGACCACGTAGCGCTGGCGATCGCTCGAGGGATTGCACAGCGAGTAGCTGCGCACCAGCCCGTTGGGCAGGTGCAGGTCGATGTGGGAGCCGGCCTCGAAGGCGGGAAAGTCCGTTTCGGGCGAAGCCGGGCGGAACTCGACGCTGACGATGCCGTCGGCCTCGTAGCGCATGGTGTGCACGAGGGCGTTCAGCGTGGGAGAAGACATGGCAGGGCTCGCTTCCGGTCAGGCCGTGGCTTGCGCGGATTCCGCGAGTTGCGTTTGCGCGAGGTTGCGCATGTGGCGGCGCAGGCGGACGATGCCCAGGTCGTGCTGGTACAGGTTCTCGTGCTGGTTGGCGTCGGGCTCCATCTCCTCGAGCATCACGCGGTCCTGCTCCAGCACGTGCCAGTGGCGCGCCTCGAGGCGGTTCTTGTACAGGAAGCGCCAGGTGTCGCGCTCCCAGCCTGGCGGCAGCTTGCGCACGCGCCAGAAGAAGGTGGCCGTCATGCCCTTCACGATCGGCGAGAAGGCACCGACGATGATGAAGTTGCCGCCGGGGCCACCGGTCTTCGGGTACGGAATTTCCAGGCGCATCCAGTGGATGCCGGTGTCGGCCCATTCGGTCCAGTCGAAGTTGACGTTGCGCTGGCCTTCCTTTTCAAAGACGAAGCCGATGTCGGTCTGGCGGATGCCGAACTTGGCCGTCGAATCGCCCTCGGCCATCGAATGCGACTGCTTGTGCAGGTAGGTGCCGTGCATCGGGTCCATGACGTTGTCAAGCACGTAGCGGTAGTCGCCCTTCCACTCGGTGTAGCAAAGGAAGCTCGAATACTCGGCATCGTCCGTGAGCTGCTCGGGCAGCACCAGCGGCGGCGGCACGTCGACTGGGTCCTTCCCGTTGTAGAGGAACACGGCGCCCGCGCGCTCCTGCACGTGGAAGTGCCGCGTGGCCTGCGAGCCTTCGAGCTTGCAGCCCGGACTGCCGGGCACGCGGGTGACGACGCCGTCATGGCGCACCTCGACGCCGTGGTACGGGCACGAGAGCCGGTCGCCCAGCACCACGCCCTGCGACAGCGGCGCGCCGCGGTGCGGGCAGCGGTCTTCCAGCGCGTGCAGCACGCCTTCGCCGTCGCGCCACAGCGCGATCTTGCGGCCCAGGCGGCGCAGCGAGACGGGGTTCTCCTTGATGAAGTGCGAGGGGCAGATCGGGTACCAGAGGTCCTTCAGGCCGACTTCGAGCAGGTGGTCGACCGGGTCGGCGGCGATGGGAGTGATGGCGATGGTCATGATGTGTTGCTCCTCAGCCGGCCAGCGTGGCCATTTCCTTGCGGTACAGCGCCTCGGTCCAGGGCTGCCCGCCGGGGGTGGCCAGGCCGCTGTCGTTGAGCCGCTGCACCAGTCCCGCGAGATCGTGGATGCCGTCTGCAAAGGCGCGCTCGATCACGTCGCCCAGCAGGTCTTCATAGGTGGTCGCGGGGCGCTGGCGCGCCTGATGCGGTTGCAGGTAGCGGTCTTGTTGCATGGTGTGCCTCCGTGGGATGAGGTGAATGTGAATCAGGCGGTGGCAGTGGCGCCGGCGGGGGCGCCCAGCGGGACGGCCCAGGCGTCGTAGCCATAGACCCAGTCGGCATTGCCGCCTTCGCGCAGCCAGTTGTTGCCGCGCGAGCCGATCTGCACCTGGCTGGCGCGTGCGATGCGGGCCTTTTCGTAGCCCTTCAGCGCATCGGCCACGTCGGCCATCGCCACGCCTTCGAGGTGGCAGGCCAGCACGACCGCGTCTTCGATGGCCATGCCCGCGCCTTGCGCCATGAACGGCAGCATCGGGTGCGCGGCATCGCCGAGCAAGGCCATGCGGCCTGCGGCCCAGGCCGGCATCGGGTCGCGCTCGTACAGCGCGGTCTTCAGCACCGTGTCGCAGGCGTCGAGCAGGGCGCGCGCCTCGGGGTGGTAGTCCACGTACTGTTCGCGCAGCTCGTCGACGCTGCCGGGCGCGGTCCATGATTCGAGGTGCCAGGTGCCCTGCGGCGTGGTTGCGAAGATGAAGATGTCCCTGCCGCGATTGAGCGGGAACGTGACGATCTGGCTCTGCGGATTCGGCCCCCACCATTTGGTGAAGGCGCCGAGGTTCGGCACGCCCGCCACGCGCTCGGCGGGCACCACGGCGCGGTAGGCGACGATGCCCGTGAAGCGCGGGCTCTCGGCGCCGAACATCGCGGTGCGCACGCACGAATGGATGCCGTCGGCGCCGAGCAGCGCGCCGACGCGGGTGCCGGTGCCATCGGTGAACGAGAGGCTCACACCCTTCTCGTCGGCGGCGATCTTCTCTGCGCGCTTGCCCAGCGCCACGCGCTCGGCCGGGAACATGTCTGCCAATGCGGCGAGCAGGTCGGCGCGATGAATCGTGAGCTGGGGTGCGCCGTAGCGCTGCTCTGCCGAATCGGCCATCTCCAGGCGCGAGGTTTCCTCGCCGGTATCGTAGGTTCGGCTGATGCGGTGCGAAGGGCGTGCCGCCGTCACCCGCGCGGCCTCGCCCACGCCGAGGCCGTCGAGCGCACGCACCGCATTGGGCGTGAGGTTGATGTCCGCGCCGACGCGGGCGAACTGCTTCGCCTGCTCGAACACGGCCACGTCGTGCCCGGCGCGCCGCAACGCGATGGCCGCCACCAGGCCGCCGATGCCCGCACCGACGATGCCGATGGTGGATTCGCTTGTCTTCATGGGTGTCTCCCCCTTTTGCTGTTCGCGGCTCACTCGGCCACGATGTTGCGGGCCTTGATGATCCTGGCCCACACGGCCGTTTCATCGCGGATGTGCGCGGCAAACGCGGCCGGCTTCATGGCCGCGTCGGTCATGCCCTGCGCCTTGAGGCGTTCGCGCACGTCGGGCTGGGCCAGCATCTCGGCCGCATCCTTCGCGAGCTGCTCGACCACTGCGGGCGGCGTGCCCTTGGGTGCCAGCAGGCCATACCACGAGGTCACGGCCACGCCCTGGATGCCTTGCTCCGCCAGCGTGGGAATGTCGGGCGCGGCGGGGCTGCGCACGGCCTCGGTCACGCCCAGCGCAACGAGCTTGCCGTTCTTGATGAAGGGCATGGTCGCGGGCAGGTTGCTGAACATCAGCGGCACCGAGCCGCCAAGCACGTCGTTGAGTGCGGGCGCCGTGCCCTTGTAGGGCACGTGCAGCAGGTCGATGCCGGCCTGCTGCTTGAACAGTTCGCCCGCCAGGTGCAGGCCGCTGCCCACGCCCGGCGAGGCATACGACAGCGTGTTGGGCTTGGCCTTGGCCTGCGCCACCAGATCCTTCGCGCTCTTGATGCCCGACGACGGCGAGGCCACCAGCACATTGGGCGCCTTGGCCAGCATGGTGACGGGCACGAAGTCCTTCTCGATGTCGAACGGGAAGTTCGGCATCAGCGTGGGGTTGATCGTGAGGTTGCCGGCGGGGACCACGAGCAGCGTGTGGCCGTCGCCCTTCGCGCGCTTGACCTTGTCGATGCCGATGTTGCCGGCCGCGCCGACCAGGTTCTCGACCACTGCGGCCTGGCCGTAGCGCTTGGCGAGCCCGTCGGAAAGCACGCGGGCCAGCGTGTCGACCGGGCCGCCGGGCGGGAACGGCGAGACGATGGTGAAGCGGTCGCTCGAGAGCTGCTTCTGCGCATTGCTCTGGGCATGCGCGGGAGAAGCGAAGGCGAAGGCCGCCAGCGCGGCGAACACAAGGGAGAGGGAAAGACGTCGTTGCATGGTGGTGGTTATCGGATTCACTTTTTCTCTGTGAGGAAAGCGCCTTTCGGGCCTTCCGCGTTCTTCTGGCGCCGGGTGTTGCCGTCGAGGCCGCCGTCGACCGCCCATTCGGCAAACACCGTCGGGCCCGGCTCGAACTCGCGCGGCTGCCAGTCGGCAGTGAGCTGGTCTTCGTCCGCGTAGTACTCGATCAGGCCGCCGGCCGGATTCTTGAAGTACCAGAAGTACGCGGAAGACACCGGATGCCGGCCCGGGCCGAGTTGCGTCTCCCAGCCGCGGCGCGAGAAATGCAGGCCGCCGCCGAAGACTTCGTGGATGTCGCGCACGGTAAAGGCCACATGATTGAGCCCGCGCTTGCCTGAAGGGATCTGCAACAGGAACAGGTCGTGGTGCCCGCCCTCCGGCGCGCAGCGCATGAAGGCGCCGCGGTTCGGATAGCTGTCGGACGAGACGAAGCCGAAGCGCTGCGCGTAGAACGCGCTGGTGGCCTTCACGTCGCTCACGAAGAACACCACGTGGCCGACCTCGATGGGCGTCGCGCGCTCGTAGATGGGCGCGGGCTGGTTGATGCGCGGCTTGGCGTTCCAGGTGTTCATCGCGCCGCAGTCGACGTCGACGGCGTGCTTGCGGCTGACCTGCAGGCGCACGGCAAGGCCGTTGGGGTCGATGCAGCCGATGCGGCGGGCGCCGTCGACGGTGCTGTCGAAGAAGGCCGGGCCCTGCGCGATGGCAGCGGCATAGCGATCGAGGTCCGCATCGCTTTCCACGCCCCACACCACTTCGCGCAGCGTCGGGCCCTCTTCCATCGCGCTCGGCAGGTCCGCCTTGTCCAACGCCGCGACGACCACCTTGCAGCCGTTGAGGCACTCGAAGACGAGTTCGTCGGCCGCTTGCGACTTCAGCGCGAGGCCCCAGTCCTCGAAGAAACGGCGGCAGGTGGGCAGGTCGTCTGCCCCGTAGGTGATCTGGTCGATGCCAAGTACGCTCATGTCAGTGCCCACGGCAAAGGTTGATCGTTCGTGCCCCAATACATGCTCTTCTGCTCCATGTACTGGAAGATGCCTTCGCGGCCTTTCTCGCGGCCGAGGCCGCTGTCGCGCCAGCCGCCGAACGGCGTCGAGACGGAGAACTGCTTGTAGGTGTTGACCCAGACCGTGCCAGCCTGGACCGCGCGGCCGAGCTTCCAGGCGCGCTTGAAGTCGCGGCTCCAGACGCCCGCGGCCAGCGCATAGACGCTGTCGTTGGCCTGCGCGATCAGCGACTCCTCGTCGTCGAAGGGCATCGCGACGAGCACCGGGCCGAAGATCTCTTCCTGGCTGATGCGCGCGCTGTTGCCCAGGCCTTCGATGATGGTCGGCTTGTAGAAGTAGCCACGGTCATAGCCATCGCCATGCGGGCGTACGCCGCCCGTGCGAATCCGGCCGCCCTCGGACACGCCCAGGTCCACATAGCGCTCGATGCCCTCGCGGTGTCTCGCGGTGATCAGCGGGCCCATCTGCGTGCGCTCCGAGGCCGGATCGCCGACGCGCAGCGCATTGGCGCCTTCGGCCAGCCGCGTCAGGAACTCGTCGTAGATGCCGCGCGCCACGAACAACCTGGAACCCGCGATGCACGACTCGCCCGACGAACTGAAGATGCCGTACAGCACACCGTTCACCGCATGGTCGAGGTCCGCATCGTCGAGCACCATGGTCGGCGACTTGCCGCCCAGCTCCAGCGACACCGGCATCATCTTGTCGGCCGCGATGTGCGCGATGTGCTTGCCGGTGGTGGTGCCGCCGGTGAACGACACGCGCTTGACCAGCGGGTGCTGGGTGATCGCATCGCCGATGACCGAGCCCTTGCCCGGCAGCACGCTGACGATGCCCTTCGGCACGCCGGCCTGCTCGCAGATGCGCGCAAGTTCCAGCGCCATCAGCGGCGTGACTTCGGCCGGCTTGACGACCACCGCGTTGCCGGCCGCCAGCGCGGGCGCCAGCTTCTGTGCTTCGCTCGCGATCGGCGAGTTCCACGGCGTGATGGCGGCGACCACGCCCATGGGCTCGTGCACGCTCATCGTGACGAAGGCGCCGCGCGAGGGCGTGATGGTTTCTTCCAGCGTCTCGAGCGCGGCCGCGAAGAACTGGAAGGTGCCTGCGGCGCTCGCCACGAGGTTGCGCGTTTCGTTGATCGGCTTGCCGTTGTCGAGGCGCTGCTTTTGCGCGAGGCTTTCGCTTTCCTCGCGGATCAGCTGCGCCGCGCGGTGCAGCACCGCGGCGCGCTCGTGCGGCAGGCGCTGCGCCCAGCCGCTGGTGCGGAAGGCATGGTCGGCACGCGTGATGGCCTCTTCGACGTCGGCAAGGCTCGCGGCCCTGAGGCGCGCAATCGGCTCGCCCGTGGCGGGATAGAGGCTCTCGTACACGTCGCCGCCGCCCAGGCGCCATTCACCGGCAATGCAGATCGGGAGAAGTTCGGAAGAAATCATGGGGTGGGACTCAGATGGCCAGGGCCGCGGCCCGGTTGCGCAGTGCGCGCACCGCGCTGTAGACGGTGAGTGCGGAGGTCTTGGGATTGGCCGCGAGCGGCTTGTTGCGCATGGTCAGCGCGAAGCTGCCGAAGGCGCCCTCGGCTTCGACCGTGTGCACGTTGTCGGCGATGGCCGGATCGGCGATCAGCCGCACCATCGTCTTGTCGAGCCCCAGCCCCGCGAGCGACACGGTGGCCGCAACGTTGGCGTTCTTGGGATAGAGCTTCGCCGCCTCGCGTGCGCTGCCTTCGAAGATCACGGTTTCCTGGGTCAACGCGTCGAGGTCGCGCCCCTGCTCGGCCGGCGTGCCCTTCCAGGCCTGCGGGGGCTTGCGGCCCGTGTAGCGCACGCTGTCGAGCCCGCCGATGCGGGCAGCGGCCAGCGCATCGATGGCGCCGATGGCGCCCGCGATCAGCTGCACCTGGGTGCGGCCGGCGACCGCGGCGGCCTCGAGCTTTTCAGCCAGCCCCGCGGCCGACAGTGCGCCCACCGAAGCGACGATGCAGGGCGTGCCGCGTGCGAGCGCCGGCAGCACGTGCTCCTCGATGGCCGCGTGGCCGGCCGTCTCGACCACGAGGTCGATGCCTGAAGCCGGCACGCGGCTTGCGACCTGCACGTCGGGCACAAGCTTCTGCGCCGCGGCCACGCCTTCTTCGGGCACGACGACGGCCACCACCGCCAGGGCAGTGTCTCCCTTGAGCAGTTCGAGCACCGAGGTTCCGATGGCACCGCAGCCGATGAGTGCAACGCGCAGCACGGTCATGCCCCTCACGCCACCGACGCGGCAGCCTTGCCGAGCGCCGGAATCTGGGTCACGGTGTTGGTCGGCGGGCCCGCGAAGGCGCTCTTGAAATCGCCGATCGACAGCATGTCGATCTCGAGCAGGAACGGGCCCTTCTTCGCCAGCGCCTCGCCGAGCTTCGTCTTCAGCTCGTCCATGCGCTGCACGCGGGCATGCGGCAGGGCCAGCGATGCGCACAGCATCGCGTAGTCGGGGGTGTGCAGGTCGGCATAGCAGCGGCGGCCGCCGTACTGCGCGTCCTGGATGTTCTTGATGACGCCGTAGCCCTTGTCGTTCATGAGCACGATCACCATGTCGGCCTTCTCCTGCACCGCGGTCGCGAGTTCGCCGAGGTTCAGGATGAAGCCGCCGTCGCCGGCCAGGCAGAAGGTCTTGCGGCCCGAGCCCGTCTCCGCCGCACCGATGGCCGCACCGATGGCCATCGGCATGCCCTGCCCGATGCCGCCGCCCGTGGCATGCACGCCCGCGCTCGATTCGAAGATGCGCAGCTCGCGATTGCCCCAGGTGCTGTTCGACACCGTGACATCGCGCACCCAGTTGAACTTGCGGCCAGCCGCGGCCTGCAGCTCGCGCACCAGTTCGGCATAGGGGCCGAGGCCGTCTGTCAGCGAGGCGACCGCCTGCTCGTGAGCGGCGCGCAGCTCGGCGAGAAGGGCCGGGTCGGCCTTGTACTGCGCCGCTTCGAGGCGGTCGGCCAGGCCTTCGAGTGCGAGGGCCGAGTCGCCGCAGACGAACTGGTCGGTGACATAGCCGCGGCCTTCGGCAGCCGCGTCGGCGTCGATGCGCAGCAGCGGGCGCGGCAGCTTCAGCTCGTACTTGAGCGTCTCGTTGCCGCGCAGGCGCGAGCCGACGACCAGCATCGCGTCGCAGCGCTGGTACAGCGCCTCGACCGGCTTGTGGATGTTGTACGAGCCGAGCGAACCCGCATCGTCTTCGGGCACCGTGCCACGGCCCTGCGTGGTCGTGACCACGCCGAAGCCGAGCTTCTGCAGGCGCCGGATCGCGGCGCCCGCATGGCGCGCGCCACCGCCGACCCACAGCATCGGGCGCCTGGCGGCAGCCAGGCGCAGGGCCAGCGCATCGAGCGCAGCGGCGGAAGGCACGGGCCGCTCGATCGGCAGTGGTGACAGGTCGGCCGGCATCGTCGTGAGCGCCGACTGGATGTCGATTGGAATCTCCACGCTCACCGGGCCGGTCGGCGCGGTCAGCGCGAGCTGCACTGCGCGCTTGAGCGTGCCGAGCACGGTCTCGACGCTGCGCACCCGCAGCGCCGCCTTCGACACCGCCTTGAGCATGGTGAGCTGGTCCGGCGCTTCGTGGATGTACGACATGCCCTTGTCGAGGTACGGCGTCTCGATCTGCCCCGTGATGTGCAGGAGCGGCGCACCGGCCGTCAGCGCCTCGACCAAGCTGCCCGCGATGTTGCCGGCCGCCGGGCCCGTGCTCGTGAGGCACACGCCGAGGCTGGCCGTGGAGCGCGCATAGGCGTCGGCCATGTTGCCGGCCCCGGCCTCTCCGCGTGCCGGCACGAAACGGATCGCACCGCGCTGCGCGAAGGCATCGAGGATCGGCATGTTGTGGATCGAGATCACGCCGAAGGCCGCCTTGACGCCGCACTGTTCGAGAAAGGCCGCGACGACTGCGCCGACCGTGACCGTGTTGTTGTTGGGGTTATGCATGGCGCGACAGGCCTCCTGAAATATCGATGTGGCTGCCCGTCGTGTAGGACGCGAGGGGCGAAGCGAGGAAAAGAATGGCGCGTGCGGCTTCGGTCGGAAGCCCCAAGCGGCCCAGCGGGATGTGTTTGTTCTGTGCGAGCTGGCCGCTCCAGGCGGCCCAGTCCTGCGACTTGTCTTCGCGCGCCTCGAAGCGGCGGCGCCACTGGCCCGACTCGACCAGGCCGATCAGGATGCCGTTCACGCGCACGCCCTGCGGCGCGAACTCGGTGGCCATCGAGCGAACGAGGTTCAGCAAGCCGGCGCGCGCGGCCGACGTGGCGACCATGTGCGGTTCGGGCTGGCGCGCGAGCAGCGAGTTGGCGCAGACGATGGCGGCGTCGCCGTGCACCATGCGCTGCGCCGCGAGCTGCGGCAGGAAGGCGCGCGTCGGGTTGATGACCGAGAAGAACTTCAGGTTGAGCTCTTCGGTCCAGGCCGCATCGTCGGTATCGGCGAAGGTCGAGACGCGCCCCTGCCCCGCGTTGTTGACCAGCATCGAGGCCGGGCCGAGCGCGGCCTCGCTGGCGGCAGCGAAGGCGCGCACCGAGGGGCCGTCGAGCACGTCGCAGGGTTGCGCGAAGAGCCGCGCGTCAGGGTGCTTCTCGCGCAGGACCGCAACCGCGCTGTCCAGCCGCTCGGCGTTGCGGCCGCACAGCGCCACCGCGGCGCCGCATTCGAGCAGCAGCTCGACCGTGGCCAGGCCGATGCCCGAGGAGCCGCCCGTGACCACGGCCACGCGGCCCGCCAACGCATCGGTGGCAAAGAAATGAGAAGACTGCATCGTCATGACCGTCATGCGCTGCGAAGCGGCACCACCTTGCTGGCGCGCGCGGGCGAATAGTTCAGCAGGCCCGAGATTTCTTCGGCCGTGCTGCGCACGCGCAGCACCATCTCGTCCATGCGGTTCTCCTCGATGTGGCCCGAGGTGATGGTGGCGCCCAGCGCCGCCACGATGTGGCCGCTGTGGTCGCGCACCGGCGCCGCGATACTGGAGATGTTCGATTCGAAGAAGCCTTCGCCCAGCACGTAGCCACGCGAGCGGTCGGCCTGCACCATGTCGAACAGCTCGCTCACGGTCTTGGGCGTGCTCGGCGAGAAGGTCTCGAGCCTGTCCTCGGGGTAGAGCGCGCGCAGCTGCGGCAGCGTGAGGTCTTCGAGCAGCACGCGGCCGAGCACGGTGGCATGGGCCGGCAGGCGCGTGCCCACGGTGACCGAGCTCGCGAACGGCGTGGGCGGCGCCACCTTGGCGACATAGACGATGGAACGGCCGTCGCGCACCACCAGGTTGCAGGGCGTGCGCAGCTCGTCGCACAGGCGGTTGAGCAGCGGCGCGCCCAGCTGCGTGAGCTCGAGCGAGGCCAGGTATTCGAAGCCGAGGCGCAGCACGGCCAGGCCCAGGCGGTAGTCGCGCCCGCCTTCGGCGCGCTCGAGGAAGCCCATGTTCTCCAGCGTGGTGAGAAGCCGGAACACGGTCGAGCGCGGCAGGTCGAGGCGGCGAGCCAGTTCGGGCGCGGAGAGCGTGCGGCTCTCCCGGCTGAATTCGCACAGCACGCGCAGGCCGCGCTCGAGCGCCGGCACGTTGTAGCGCTCGCCGCCCTCTTCCATTGTCTCGTTGTCGTTGGTGGCCATGGTTGTTCGTTCTTCCCGTTGGTTGTCTTGTCGTGTCTTGTTCTATCAGGCGGCCAGCACTTCGCGCAGCAGTGCGGCAACGGCTTGCGGCCGCTCCACGTAGCTGGCGTGCCCGGCATCGGCAATCGATTCGAGCGGCACGCCGCACCGGCGCGCGACTTCGGCGCAGGCCTCGGGCGTGGTGACGACATCGAGCGCGCCGCAGGCCACGCGCACCGGCATGGCGGGTGGCAGGTCGGCCAGCAGGTCGGCGCCGCACAGCAGCTCGACGGCCTGCCGGTAGCCGCCGTCGTTGAGCTGCGCCATGTTCCATTGCACCCACTGGCGCGCGAGTTCGCCGGCGCTGTCGGACACGAGCCGGCCCGCACGCTTCGCGGCCATGCCGGCGATGCCGAGTTCGTCGAGCGTGGCGAGGCGCTCGGCGCGCACCTTGCGGCGGGCTTCCTCGCGCTGCGGGGCACCATAGCCGGCCGCGGGGCTGATGAGCACGAGGCGGCGGACGCGCGAAGCCAGGGCCGAATCCTTGCGCGCGGCAGACGCGGCAGTGAGCGCACCAAGCGAATGGCCGACCAGCACGCAGGACTGGACGTCGAGCGCATCGAGCAGGCCGTGCAGCCGCTGCGCATAGTCCGCCGCGGAGGGTTGTGCGGCCGAGAGCGGCGTCGATGCACCATAGCCCGGCGCATCCCATGCGACCACGCGGGCCTGCGGCGCAAGCAGCAAGGCAACGTTGAGCCACGAGGCCGCGCCCGAGCCGATGCCGTGCAGGCAGACGATGGCCGGGCCCGCGCCGCGTTCGCGCACCGACACCACGGCACCGCCGCCGACCGGCACGGCGCGCGCCGGAAAGCGGGCCTCCAGCAGCGCCAGCTCGGAAGCGGGCAAGGAGGTCAGCGCGTTGGTGGCGATGGCGTCGTTCATGGCTGTCTTCTTCAGCGCTTGATCCTGGCGAGCGGGTGATCGGCCGGATAGGTCGGCGTCACGGGCTTCTTCGCGCCGAGCATCACGCACATCAGCGCGTCTTCGTCGCCGATGTTGATCTCTTCGCGGTACACGCCGGGCGGCACCGAGATCAGGTCGCGGTCGGTCATGATGGTTTCGAATCGCTCGCCGTCCTTCTCGATCACCACCTTGAGCTTGCCGCGGATCAGGAAGAACACCTCTTCCACGTCGGTGTGCAGGTGCGGCGGGCCTTCGTGGCCGGCCGGAATCACCATGGTGGAGAAGGTGAAGTGCTCGGCCGGCACGGTGTTGACGTCCTTCGCAACGCCCGTGCCGCCCGTGCCCACGTAGCGCATCTGCGCGCGGCGGAACTTGGGGTCGAGATCGGCCTGGAACTTCAGCGCGTCCCAGTCGTACTTGCGGGTTTCGTAGCGCGCGATGCGGGTGTTCATCCACTCGGCCAGGCTGCTGCCCTCGGGCTGCGCCAGGCTGTTGCCGGGGGCATCGGTGATCTTCTGTTGTTCGGACAAATCGCTCATCGGGAAACTCCTTCGTCGGAAAAATTCGTTCAGTGCATCGCAAAGCCGCCGTTGACGGCCAGCAGCTGGCCCGTCACGAAGCGTGCGAGGCCTGAAAGCAGGTACAGCGTGGCGCCGCAGACGTCGGCGGCCTGCTGCTCGCGCGGGATGGCGCGGCCTTCGAGATACTTCTGGTGGCGCGCCATCGGCACGTACTCGGTGGCTTCCACCAGCGTGAGGCCGGGCGCCACGGCATTGACGGTGATGTTGTCGCCGCCCCACTCGCGCGCCAGCGAGCGCGTCATGGAAATGACGGCGCCCTTGCTCGACGCATAGGCCAGCAGGTTGGGCGCGCCCCACAGCGCCGTGTCGGACGCGAGGTTGACGACTGCGCCGCGCCCGCTGGCCGCGAGCGCGGGCTGGCAGGCACGGCTCATGAGCCAGGTGCCGCGCACGTTGACGCTCATCACGCGGTCCCAGGTGTCGATCTCGAGCTGGTGCGCATCGCGTCCGCCCGAGTTGGTGATGGCGGCGTTGTTGACGAGGCCGTCGAGCCCGCCGAGCAGGCGAACCGCCTCCGCCGCGCACGCATCGATCGAGGCCGGGTCCGACAGGTCGACGGCCAGCGCATGCGCCTTGTGGCCGGCATCGCGCAGCGCCTTGGCTTCGCCCTCGGCCAGCTCGCCGAGGATGTCGGCCAGCACCACCTGTGCTCCGGCCGCCGCGATGCACTGCGCAAAGGCAAGCCCCAGCCCGCGCGCGCCGCCGGTCACGAGGATGCGGCGGCCCGCCAGCAGGTTGGCGGGCAGTTCGGCCAGCAAGGCCTGCAGGCTCGAGGGATCGGGAACGGCTTTGAGTTCGGTCATGCTTTTTCAGTCGGCCTGGATGCCGAGCTCCTTGATGACCTTGCCGAAGCGCTCGAAGTCCGCGGCGTTGATCTTGCCCAGCACGTCGGCGCTGCCGCCCACGGGCGTGGTGCCGAGAACGGCCATGCGCGAGACGATGTCCGGCATCTTCAGGATCTCGTTGAAGTGGGCGTTGAGCGTCTTCACGATCTCGGGCGGCAGGTTGCGCGGGCCCCAGAGCCCGTTCCAGGCCGAGACTTCCACGTCCTTGTAGCCGAGCTCCTGCAGCGTCGGCACCTTGGGCGCGAGCGCCGAGCGCTCGCGCGATGCCACGGCGAGCGGCAGCATCTTGCCGTTGGCGAAATAAGGCGCCACCGGGCCCAGCGTGATGAAGGTGGCGGGCACGTGGCCGCCCAGCACGTCGTTGACCGCGGGCGCCACGCCCTTGTAGGGC
It includes:
- a CDS encoding PDR/VanB family oxidoreductase, with amino-acid sequence MSSPTLNALVHTMRYEADGIVSVEFRPASPETDFPAFEAGSHIDLHLPNGLVRSYSLCNPSSDRQRYVVGVLNDRKSRGGSRYVHQQLRVGMTLLISAPRNNFKLEEGADRSVLVAGGIGVTPIWCMLQRLVATAKPVELLYCARTRREAAFCDAIEALAREHAVPLTWHFDDEKGAPPDLATLLAGKGATSHYYCCGPTPMLDAFEKSCEKLGYANAHIERFAAVHVEAPSATQGCVVECAKSGRSVEVPPGKSILDSLIDAGLNPDHSCKEGVCGACETAVLEGEVDHHDGILTKIERASNKTMMICVSRCKGERLVLDI
- a CDS encoding aromatic ring-hydroxylating oxygenase subunit alpha; its protein translation is MTIAITPIAADPVDHLLEVGLKDLWYPICPSHFIKENPVSLRRLGRKIALWRDGEGVLHALEDRCPHRGAPLSQGVVLGDRLSCPYHGVEVRHDGVVTRVPGSPGCKLEGSQATRHFHVQERAGAVFLYNGKDPVDVPPPLVLPEQLTDDAEYSSFLCYTEWKGDYRYVLDNVMDPMHGTYLHKQSHSMAEGDSTAKFGIRQTDIGFVFEKEGQRNVNFDWTEWADTGIHWMRLEIPYPKTGGPGGNFIIVGAFSPIVKGMTATFFWRVRKLPPGWERDTWRFLYKNRLEARHWHVLEQDRVMLEEMEPDANQHENLYQHDLGIVRLRRHMRNLAQTQLAESAQATA
- a CDS encoding recombinase-like helix-turn-helix domain-containing protein; translation: MQQDRYLQPHQARQRPATTYEDLLGDVIERAFADGIHDLAGLVQRLNDSGLATPGGQPWTEALYRKEMATLAG
- a CDS encoding FAD-dependent monooxygenase; translation: MKTSESTIGIVGAGIGGLVAAIALRRAGHDVAVFEQAKQFARVGADINLTPNAVRALDGLGVGEAARVTAARPSHRISRTYDTGEETSRLEMADSAEQRYGAPQLTIHRADLLAALADMFPAERVALGKRAEKIAADEKGVSLSFTDGTGTRVGALLGADGIHSCVRTAMFGAESPRFTGIVAYRAVVPAERVAGVPNLGAFTKWWGPNPQSQIVTFPLNRGRDIFIFATTPQGTWHLESWTAPGSVDELREQYVDYHPEARALLDACDTVLKTALYERDPMPAWAAGRMALLGDAAHPMLPFMAQGAGMAIEDAVVLACHLEGVAMADVADALKGYEKARIARASQVQIGSRGNNWLREGGNADWVYGYDAWAVPLGAPAGATATA
- a CDS encoding Bug family tripartite tricarboxylate transporter substrate binding protein, with product MQRRLSLSLVFAALAAFAFASPAHAQSNAQKQLSSDRFTIVSPFPPGGPVDTLARVLSDGLAKRYGQAAVVENLVGAAGNIGIDKVKRAKGDGHTLLVVPAGNLTINPTLMPNFPFDIEKDFVPVTMLAKAPNVLVASPSSGIKSAKDLVAQAKAKPNTLSYASPGVGSGLHLAGELFKQQAGIDLLHVPYKGTAPALNDVLGGSVPLMFSNLPATMPFIKNGKLVALGVTEAVRSPAAPDIPTLAEQGIQGVAVTSWYGLLAPKGTPPAVVEQLAKDAAEMLAQPDVRERLKAQGMTDAAMKPAAFAAHIRDETAVWARIIKARNIVAE
- a CDS encoding VOC family protein, which encodes MSVLGIDQITYGADDLPTCRRFFEDWGLALKSQAADELVFECLNGCKVVVAALDKADLPSAMEEGPTLREVVWGVESDADLDRYAAAIAQGPAFFDSTVDGARRIGCIDPNGLAVRLQVSRKHAVDVDCGAMNTWNAKPRINQPAPIYERATPIEVGHVVFFVSDVKATSAFYAQRFGFVSSDSYPNRGAFMRCAPEGGHHDLFLLQIPSGKRGLNHVAFTVRDIHEVFGGGLHFSRRGWETQLGPGRHPVSSAYFWYFKNPAGGLIEYYADEDQLTADWQPREFEPGPTVFAEWAVDGGLDGNTRRQKNAEGPKGAFLTEKK